The following proteins come from a genomic window of Winogradskyella sp. PC-19:
- a CDS encoding glutamate-cysteine ligase family protein translates to MGQLKVKQLETPEEKAIYTHYLIKDLKALDTMLKEGLIEKEPMRIGAEQEFCLVTEDYFPSKKCLDVLQAIDDDHFTTEIGKYDLEINSDPLLLKNKCFTELHNQLQALLHKAQEKAKALGVKVLLTGILPTLRYKHISEKYMTPKPRYHVLNEALKDSRSQHFNIHIKGVDELSLFHNSVMLEACNTSFQTHLQINPDEFVEKYNWAQTISGPILAVCANSPLLFGRELWAETRIALFTQSIDTRTNSLVFDEKQSRVSFGGAWEKGSVTDIFKDHISRFRSLLTSNEQEDSLELLEGGEIPKLKALQLHNGTVYKWNRVCYGVGGGKPHLRIECRYIPSGPTLKDEIANMVFWVGLMLGQSEEYKDMPSKMEFRAVKNNFFKAARYGMETKFKWMGKLISAGDLISKILLPMARKGLLKSDINQADIDLYLGIIENRIKSKNGAQWMIKSYRNLQNTKTRFESRQQLTAFMHKHQFGDKTVDEWSELNSIELNYIKQKKIVKHRMKTNLFMVYESDSLELVSHIMQWKNIHHLPVINNQKELTGLITWTDLIKLGNLDLKFTVKEAMQTELITISQEKPLDKAKQIMKDHHINCLPVVHKKKLLGILTTNDFKD, encoded by the coding sequence ATGGGACAATTAAAAGTAAAACAATTAGAGACTCCAGAGGAAAAAGCGATATATACGCATTACTTAATCAAGGATTTAAAAGCCCTGGATACAATGCTAAAAGAAGGTTTAATTGAAAAAGAACCCATGCGAATAGGAGCAGAGCAAGAATTTTGTTTAGTTACAGAAGACTATTTTCCGAGTAAAAAATGTTTGGACGTCCTTCAAGCTATAGATGACGACCATTTTACTACCGAAATAGGAAAATATGATTTAGAAATTAATTCAGATCCGTTATTACTTAAAAACAAATGTTTCACTGAGCTCCACAATCAACTACAGGCGCTTCTACACAAAGCACAAGAAAAGGCAAAGGCATTAGGTGTAAAAGTACTTTTGACAGGTATATTACCAACACTTAGATACAAACATATTTCTGAAAAATACATGACGCCAAAACCGCGTTATCATGTTTTAAATGAGGCATTAAAAGATTCACGAAGCCAACATTTTAATATTCATATTAAAGGTGTTGATGAGTTAAGTTTGTTTCATAATAGCGTAATGTTAGAGGCTTGTAACACAAGCTTTCAAACACATTTACAAATTAATCCAGATGAGTTTGTAGAAAAATACAATTGGGCACAAACCATCTCTGGACCTATTTTAGCAGTATGTGCCAATTCTCCATTATTATTTGGAAGAGAACTTTGGGCTGAAACCAGAATAGCTTTATTTACCCAAAGTATTGACACAAGAACTAATTCACTAGTTTTTGACGAAAAACAATCTAGAGTTAGTTTTGGAGGTGCTTGGGAAAAAGGTTCGGTGACCGATATCTTTAAGGACCACATTTCTCGTTTTAGAAGCTTATTAACTTCCAACGAGCAAGAAGATAGCTTAGAGCTATTAGAAGGTGGAGAAATCCCAAAACTCAAAGCACTTCAACTTCATAATGGTACCGTATACAAATGGAATCGTGTTTGTTACGGTGTTGGTGGAGGAAAACCACATCTCAGAATAGAATGCCGATACATACCAAGTGGGCCGACATTAAAAGACGAAATAGCAAATATGGTATTTTGGGTTGGCTTAATGTTGGGTCAGTCGGAAGAATATAAGGATATGCCATCCAAAATGGAGTTTAGAGCCGTGAAAAATAATTTTTTTAAAGCTGCTCGCTATGGAATGGAAACAAAATTTAAGTGGATGGGCAAGCTTATTTCGGCAGGAGATTTAATTTCAAAAATCTTATTACCAATGGCTAGAAAAGGGCTATTAAAATCAGACATTAACCAAGCTGATATTGATTTGTATTTAGGTATTATTGAAAATAGAATAAAATCTAAAAACGGTGCGCAATGGATGATAAAAAGTTATAGGAATTTACAAAACACAAAGACTAGATTTGAATCAAGACAGCAATTAACAGCTTTTATGCACAAGCATCAATTTGGAGACAAAACAGTTGATGAGTGGTCTGAATTAAATAGTATTGAACTTAACTATATTAAGCAGAAAAAGATAGTTAAGCATAGAATGAAAACAAATTTATTTATGGTATATGAAAGTGATAGTTTAGAGCTTGTGAGTCATATAATGCAATGGAAAAACATACACCACCTTCCAGTAATTAACAACCAAAAAGAGCTTACGGGACTTATTACTTGGACAGATTTAATAAAACTTGGAAATTTAGATTTGAAATTTACTGTTAAAGAAGCTATGCAAACAGAGCTTATTACAATTAGTCAAGAAAAACCGCTCGATAAAGCAAAGCAAATAATGAAAGACCATCATATAAATTGTCTTCCTGTAGTCCATAAAAAGAAACTATTAGGGATATTGACCACTAATGACTTTAAGGATTAA
- a CDS encoding cation diffusion facilitator family transporter gives MGHGHSHNHSHSHHGDFNGRNLLISIVLNIAITVAQIIGGIVSGSLALLSDALHNFSDVISLVISYIANKLVKRKASLKRTFGYKRAEILAAFINASTLVIVAILLIFEAIERFQNPQNIESNLVIWLSIIAILGNGFSVLLLKNSADGNMNMKSAYLHLLTDMMASVAVLIGGILMKYYEIFWVDSLLTLAIAVYLIIMGWDLLKNSTKVLMLFTPEDIPVDDIVKDIQSINKIKNVHHVHVWQLNEDETHLEAHIDFTEDISLSKFDTILQQIEEKLYHNYNINHVNIQPEYGKCDSKSVIVQD, from the coding sequence ATGGGTCACGGTCATTCTCATAATCATTCACATTCTCATCACGGAGATTTTAATGGCCGGAATCTTTTAATCTCAATAGTTTTAAATATTGCAATAACCGTAGCTCAGATAATTGGAGGTATTGTGTCTGGAAGTTTAGCTTTATTAAGTGATGCGCTTCATAATTTTAGTGACGTTATTTCTTTAGTTATAAGTTATATAGCTAATAAATTAGTTAAAAGAAAAGCGTCTTTAAAAAGAACTTTTGGTTATAAACGAGCAGAAATCTTAGCAGCTTTTATTAATGCATCAACATTAGTTATTGTTGCAATATTACTCATTTTTGAAGCTATTGAACGATTTCAAAATCCTCAAAATATAGAATCTAATTTGGTAATTTGGTTATCGATAATTGCGATTTTAGGAAATGGTTTCAGTGTACTTTTATTAAAAAATAGTGCTGATGGTAATATGAATATGAAGAGTGCCTATTTACATCTTTTAACAGATATGATGGCTAGTGTAGCTGTATTGATTGGTGGTATTTTGATGAAATATTATGAAATATTCTGGGTAGATAGTTTATTGACTTTAGCAATAGCTGTTTATCTAATAATTATGGGCTGGGATTTACTAAAAAATTCTACCAAAGTATTAATGTTATTTACCCCAGAAGATATACCTGTAGATGATATTGTTAAGGATATACAAAGCATTAATAAAATAAAGAATGTTCATCATGTTCATGTTTGGCAACTTAATGAGGATGAAACCCATTTAGAAGCACACATAGACTTTACTGAAGATATTTCTTTATCAAAGTTTGATACGATTTTGCAACAAATAGAAGAAAAACTCTATCATAACTATAATATAAATCACGTTAATATTCAACCAGAGTATGGAAAATGTGATAGTAAGTCAGTAATTGTACAGGATTAA
- a CDS encoding heavy metal-binding domain-containing protein, with the protein MILTTTNSIEGFKIADYLGIVTGVAINDQTLASGFSTSKYYKKIQESIDTVKEKAFQNIQENAKKLGANAIVGIKVEIELTTTNYPVVSVTGTAVKVLV; encoded by the coding sequence ATGATATTAACAACAACAAACTCTATAGAAGGTTTCAAAATAGCGGATTATTTAGGAATAGTTACTGGTGTTGCCATCAATGACCAAACATTAGCTTCTGGTTTCAGTACATCAAAGTATTATAAAAAAATTCAAGAAAGTATTGATACTGTTAAGGAAAAAGCGTTTCAAAATATTCAAGAAAACGCTAAAAAATTAGGAGCAAATGCTATTGTTGGCATTAAGGTAGAGATTGAGTTAACGACGACTAATTATCCTGTTGTTTCTGTAACAGGTACAGCTGTAAAAGTGTTGGTATAA
- the rpiB gene encoding ribose 5-phosphate isomerase B, with translation MKIAIGNDHAGPDYKEAIVKHLISRGIAVNNYGTDTFDSVDYPDFVHPVAKDVNENQVDFGILICGSANGVAMTANKYPNVRAGICWINEITELTRQHNNANIICIPARYTAIPQAIKMVDTFLDTAFEGGRHQNRVSKIPISC, from the coding sequence ATGAAAATCGCAATAGGAAACGATCACGCAGGGCCAGATTATAAAGAAGCAATTGTAAAACACCTTATATCTAGAGGTATAGCTGTAAATAATTATGGAACAGATACTTTTGATAGTGTAGATTATCCAGATTTTGTTCATCCAGTTGCAAAAGATGTAAATGAAAATCAAGTAGATTTCGGAATATTAATTTGTGGTAGTGCTAATGGTGTTGCTATGACTGCAAACAAATATCCTAATGTTCGAGCAGGTATCTGTTGGATTAACGAAATTACAGAATTGACTCGTCAGCATAATAACGCTAATATTATTTGTATTCCAGCAAGATATACTGCAATTCCACAAGCTATAAAAATGGTAGATACATTTTTAGATACTGCATTTGAGGGTGGTCGACACCAAAACCGCGTTAGCAAAATTCCTATATCTTGCTAA
- a CDS encoding head GIN domain-containing protein produces MKKIITILLVVITTTLFAQSPIVKQIGEFTEIKAFDLINVTMIKSDKNEVVIDGANRRNVQVLNKNGKLKIRMEFEESYDGNDTTVILYYTSVDIIDANEGAEITVKGTLDQFDIKFKAQEGGEITANVKTTYTDVRAVTGGIINLTGTSKNQDVTIYTGGEYNGEELITESTEVSINAAGEARVNATEFVEVRVRAGGDVYIYGDPKEIDEKTVLGGRVKRM; encoded by the coding sequence ATGAAAAAAATAATCACCATCCTTTTAGTTGTAATAACTACAACACTATTTGCTCAAAGTCCAATCGTAAAGCAAATAGGAGAGTTTACAGAAATTAAAGCCTTTGACTTAATTAACGTTACTATGATAAAGTCAGATAAAAATGAAGTTGTTATAGATGGCGCTAATAGAAGAAATGTTCAAGTTTTAAACAAAAACGGAAAACTTAAAATCCGTATGGAATTTGAAGAATCGTATGACGGAAACGATACAACTGTGATTTTATACTACACATCTGTAGATATCATAGATGCTAATGAAGGTGCGGAGATTACCGTAAAAGGAACATTAGACCAATTCGATATCAAATTCAAAGCCCAAGAAGGTGGCGAAATTACTGCTAATGTAAAAACGACTTATACGGATGTTAGAGCCGTTACAGGAGGAATTATAAATCTTACAGGAACTTCAAAAAATCAGGATGTAACTATCTATACTGGTGGAGAATATAATGGAGAAGAGCTTATAACAGAAAGTACAGAAGTTTCTATTAATGCTGCAGGAGAAGCTAGAGTTAATGCTACCGAATTTGTCGAGGTTAGAGTCAGAGCTGGAGGCGATGTTTACATTTACGGTGATCCAAAAGAAATAGACGAAAAAACTGTACTTGGAGGTCGTGTAAAACGCATGTAA
- a CDS encoding GNAT family N-acetyltransferase produces the protein MSLKIKAKEFTELSTQELYDILQLRSEVFVVEQDCVYQDIDGKDQKALHIIGYKDQKLVAYTRVFKPGDYFEASSIGRVVVLEKERKYKYGYDIMKASITAIKKYYKKDTILISAQTYLKRFYNNLGFLEIGEEYLEDGIPHIKMKKN, from the coding sequence ATGAGTTTAAAAATTAAAGCAAAAGAGTTTACAGAACTCTCAACTCAAGAACTTTACGACATACTTCAATTACGTAGCGAAGTTTTTGTTGTAGAGCAAGATTGTGTTTATCAAGATATTGATGGTAAAGACCAAAAAGCTTTACATATTATAGGCTACAAAGACCAAAAGTTAGTTGCTTACACAAGGGTTTTTAAACCTGGTGATTATTTTGAAGCATCTAGTATTGGTAGAGTAGTAGTTTTAGAAAAAGAAAGAAAGTATAAATATGGTTATGATATAATGAAGGCATCTATTACAGCTATAAAAAAATATTATAAAAAAGACACCATTCTAATATCTGCACAAACTTATCTGAAGAGATTTTATAACAACTTAGGTTTTTTAGAGATAGGTGAGGAGTATCTTGAAGATGGGATACCGCACATAAAAATGAAAAAAAATTAG
- a CDS encoding OmpA family protein, giving the protein MKRLCFLIYFCFQAVIAQKEIKHIVYFETDMYSIPETEMHRLLLFLDDIESIDIQKISIYGFCDDRGSHSYNMKLSQNRANVIKEVLTNNEFDESLITNTDGKGELLLKIIKESDVDKVRGLNRKVEIIVSPVFPARKNNFNSKKLEEILSGDLKVGDKVLLENLLFERGYSYLIPESKDVLSKVATILTKRTDIFFTIQGHVCCTNGERDAIDGRTKKRNLSQARARYIYEYLLRKGVNSRRMKYVGMKRKYPLGGPQRLDRRVELLVTKVGN; this is encoded by the coding sequence ATGAAAAGGCTCTGTTTTCTTATTTATTTTTGTTTTCAAGCAGTAATTGCTCAAAAAGAAATAAAGCATATTGTTTATTTTGAAACAGATATGTACTCAATTCCTGAAACAGAGATGCACCGTTTGCTTCTATTTTTGGATGATATAGAATCTATTGATATTCAAAAAATTTCTATCTATGGTTTTTGTGACGACAGAGGAAGTCATTCTTATAATATGAAACTGTCTCAAAATCGAGCAAATGTTATCAAAGAGGTTCTAACAAATAACGAATTTGACGAATCTTTAATTACTAATACAGACGGAAAAGGAGAGTTATTACTAAAAATTATCAAAGAAAGTGATGTTGATAAAGTAAGAGGTCTTAATAGAAAAGTAGAAATTATTGTTTCTCCTGTTTTTCCAGCGCGAAAAAATAATTTTAACTCTAAAAAACTTGAAGAAATTTTAAGTGGAGATTTAAAAGTTGGAGATAAGGTATTATTAGAAAACTTGTTATTTGAGCGAGGTTACAGCTATCTTATTCCAGAGTCAAAAGACGTACTAAGTAAAGTAGCTACCATATTAACTAAACGCACTGATATCTTTTTTACAATTCAAGGGCATGTCTGCTGTACAAACGGAGAACGAGATGCTATTGATGGAAGAACAAAAAAACGCAATTTATCTCAAGCGCGAGCCAGATATATTTATGAATACTTACTTAGAAAAGGTGTTAATAGTAGACGTATGAAATATGTGGGTATGAAACGTAAATATCCGCTTGGTGGACCTCAGCGTTTGGACAGAAGAGTCGAACTATTGGTTACTAAAGTTGGTAACTAA
- a CDS encoding ribonuclease P protein component: MDFKYSKKDKLKSKKVIEVLFSEGKAITVFPLRLVYLKTEFEDGSVLKTGVSVSKRLHKNAVDRNKIKRLMREAYRFNRPKYFNNSSTPFAFMILYIGKEKPTFDSLSTKTELLFQKFLKKTSKDETISK, from the coding sequence ATGGATTTTAAATACTCTAAAAAAGACAAGCTTAAAAGTAAAAAGGTAATTGAAGTACTTTTCTCAGAAGGAAAAGCAATTACAGTTTTTCCTTTGCGTTTAGTTTATCTCAAAACAGAGTTTGAAGATGGTTCAGTTTTAAAAACTGGTGTTTCTGTTAGTAAGCGACTTCATAAAAATGCTGTTGATAGAAACAAAATAAAACGTCTAATGCGTGAAGCTTATCGCTTTAATAGACCTAAATACTTTAACAATAGTTCAACACCCTTCGCGTTTATGATTTTGTACATTGGTAAAGAAAAACCGACGTTTGATAGTTTGAGTACCAAAACAGAACTTCTTTTTCAAAAATTTTTAAAAAAGACATCTAAAGATGAAACGATTTCTAAATAA
- a CDS encoding S41 family peptidase has translation MKRFLNKKIVLPVAILLVFLSTTAFNSNFFEIAKQIEIFTTMFKELNMNYVDDTNPGDLMDVAIKSMLDELDPYTRFYNEQDVQSSRINNAGDYTGIGANVRTLKDKLVIVEPYKDYAADKAGLKAGDEIIKIDNVDIRDFKDDAGNLLQGAAGTEVSLTFMRQGKENTVKVTRESLEINAVTHYSMINDDTGYIVLRKFNKKASSQTIKALNSLKNLGAKNIVLDLRGNPGGLLNEAVNIVNIFVPKDQLVVTTKSKVKKYNKTYYTQREPIDLDIPVVVLIDGRSASASEIVSGALQDLDRGVVIGARSFGKGLVQRPKPLTYGTQMKITISRYYTPSGRCIQALDYWNRDEKGNATRTKKENYKAFKTKKGRSVFDGGGVQPDLEIVASKQTPITKAIEDENLIFDFATDYYYKNQIANLKEFEFSENDFKEFKNFLSSNNFSFETKTQKAFEKAINIAKNEDLDSSISSEYSQLISALEQYKTSAVNDDKEKLVALLRDEIIKRYFYSEGLYEYYKANNPEIKKALEILSNPAKYNKILN, from the coding sequence ATGAAACGATTTCTAAATAAAAAAATAGTCTTACCTGTAGCCATTTTATTGGTCTTTTTAAGCACAACTGCTTTTAATTCTAACTTCTTTGAAATAGCTAAGCAAATAGAAATATTTACCACCATGTTTAAAGAACTAAACATGAACTATGTCGACGATACCAATCCTGGAGATTTAATGGATGTTGCTATTAAAAGCATGCTCGATGAACTAGATCCATACACCCGTTTTTATAACGAACAAGACGTCCAATCGTCAAGAATAAATAATGCTGGAGATTATACAGGTATTGGTGCAAACGTAAGAACACTAAAAGATAAATTAGTCATCGTTGAACCTTATAAAGATTACGCTGCTGATAAAGCTGGTTTAAAAGCTGGTGATGAGATTATAAAAATAGACAATGTAGATATTAGGGATTTTAAAGACGATGCGGGCAATTTGCTACAAGGTGCAGCAGGAACAGAAGTTTCTTTAACCTTCATGCGTCAAGGAAAAGAAAATACTGTTAAGGTTACGCGAGAGTCATTAGAAATTAATGCTGTAACACACTACTCAATGATTAACGACGATACAGGTTATATTGTTCTTCGAAAATTCAATAAAAAAGCATCTTCACAAACAATTAAAGCACTTAATTCTCTAAAGAACTTAGGTGCAAAAAATATTGTCTTGGACCTAAGAGGTAATCCAGGAGGACTATTAAATGAAGCAGTAAATATCGTCAATATCTTTGTGCCAAAAGACCAGCTTGTGGTGACTACAAAATCTAAAGTTAAAAAGTACAATAAAACATATTACACGCAGCGCGAACCAATTGATTTAGATATTCCTGTGGTGGTTTTAATAGACGGAAGGTCAGCTTCGGCAAGCGAAATTGTGTCTGGGGCTTTACAAGATTTAGACCGTGGCGTTGTTATTGGTGCTAGAAGCTTTGGTAAAGGTCTTGTTCAGCGTCCAAAACCATTGACTTACGGCACGCAAATGAAAATTACAATCTCAAGATATTATACACCTTCTGGTCGCTGTATACAAGCACTAGATTATTGGAATAGAGATGAGAAAGGCAATGCTACACGAACTAAAAAAGAAAACTATAAAGCTTTTAAAACCAAAAAAGGACGTTCAGTTTTTGATGGTGGTGGTGTACAGCCAGATTTAGAAATTGTAGCGTCTAAACAAACTCCTATTACAAAAGCTATTGAAGACGAAAATCTAATTTTTGATTTTGCTACAGACTATTATTATAAAAATCAAATAGCAAATTTGAAAGAATTTGAGTTCTCAGAAAATGACTTTAAGGAATTTAAAAACTTCTTAAGTTCTAATAATTTTAGTTTTGAAACCAAAACTCAAAAAGCTTTCGAAAAAGCTATTAATATTGCTAAAAATGAAGATTTAGATTCAAGTATTTCTTCAGAATACAGTCAATTAATTTCAGCTTTAGAGCAATATAAAACCTCAGCAGTTAATGACGACAAGGAAAAATTAGTCGCTTTACTTAGAGATGAAATTATAAAGCGCTATTTCTATTCAGAAGGTCTTTATGAGTACTACAAAGCAAATAATCCTGAAATCAAAAAGGCCTTAGAGATCCTTTCAAATCCTGCTAAATACAATAAGATTTTAAACTAA
- a CDS encoding LysE family translocator, whose translation MFDDILTAIPFGIILAFTIGPVFFVLLETSATKGFKSALIFDLGVILADIVFILVAFFSTNKLVEKVKDDPSFLIFGGVLLIVYGVISFVKTSKSFRSIVREYHKVEIKKGYGKLFIKGFLLNFINIGVLLGWLGFIVIGTSLTTSENGTIVFVATMLTTYFVTDLIKIAAAKRLRTKLTPRRIFKTKKIVALVILGFGVLLLSQGLFPDMYEKSKEQIEKINPVKN comes from the coding sequence ATGTTTGATGATATATTAACAGCCATACCGTTTGGGATAATCCTTGCATTTACGATAGGTCCAGTATTTTTTGTACTGCTAGAAACTAGTGCTACAAAAGGATTTAAAAGTGCATTAATATTTGATTTAGGCGTAATATTAGCAGACATTGTATTTATCTTAGTTGCTTTTTTTAGTACTAATAAATTGGTCGAAAAAGTAAAAGACGACCCAAGTTTTTTAATATTTGGTGGCGTTTTATTGATTGTCTATGGCGTTATTTCATTCGTAAAAACATCAAAATCTTTTCGGTCTATTGTAAGAGAATATCATAAAGTAGAGATTAAAAAAGGCTACGGAAAACTCTTTATCAAAGGGTTTTTACTAAACTTTATTAATATTGGTGTGCTTTTAGGTTGGTTAGGTTTTATTGTTATTGGTACCTCTTTGACAACTTCAGAAAATGGTACCATTGTTTTTGTTGCAACCATGCTAACCACATATTTTGTTACTGATTTAATAAAAATAGCAGCAGCAAAACGCTTACGAACAAAACTCACACCTCGTCGTATTTTCAAAACCAAAAAAATCGTTGCTTTAGTGATTTTGGGTTTTGGAGTTTTATTATTGTCTCAAGGACTTTTCCCAGATATGTACGAGAAAAGCAAAGAACAGATTGAGAAGATTAATCCTGTAAAGAACTAA
- the rnr gene encoding ribonuclease R: MTKRRKKKSKKGISNLTNTILSILKKERNKSFNYKQIAAILGVNDASSRNQIIKTLAKLTSKQEIEQVDRGKFKAIVTAEYHTGIFDASSRGNGYIISDDFEEDIFIASNNTNKALHGDEVEFYAYKRKHRGKQEGEITNILNRAKSEYVGTIQIQEKKNFAFVVCDSNKMYKDIFVPINKINKAEDGDKVLVKLADWPEKADSPYGKVIKVLGKPGEHSTEIHAILAEYGLPLEFPHDVEEYANNLDISITPEEIKKRRDMRKDLTFTIDPKDAKDFDDALSFKVLDNGLFEIGIHIADVSHYVKPDTILDDEAYERATSIYLVDRVVPMLPERLSNGACSLRPHEEKYTFSAVFTMNDKCEIKDEWFGRTVTYSDARFAYEEAQAIIEQNSQFSVTSSAVEKSQINTTIPQEISLTNKEYNTENEIAEAILVLDRLAKKMRSQRMREGAISFDKVEVKFNLDKEANPVGVFFKTSRDANKLIEEFMLLANRKVSEFIGKQKPKKTFVYRVHDEPDESKLAQLQTVVSRFGHKLNFKDKASVSSSLNNLLKDVVGKKEQNLVDTLTIRTMSKAEYTTQNIGHYGLSFEYYSHFTSPIRRYPDVMAHRLLQHYLDGNKSANEDIYEEKCRHSSDMENLATKAERDSIKYMQIRFMQDHQDEEFLGVISGVTDWGIYVEIISNKCEGMVSVRDMKDDHYYFDQDQYAMVGKNTDKTYQLGDEVVVKVKNTDLVKKHLDFFLVGKPEE; the protein is encoded by the coding sequence ATGACAAAAAGAAGAAAAAAGAAATCCAAAAAAGGGATTTCAAACCTTACAAATACAATTCTTAGTATACTTAAAAAAGAAAGAAACAAATCCTTTAACTACAAACAAATAGCCGCTATACTTGGTGTTAACGACGCTAGTAGCCGTAATCAAATTATAAAAACTTTAGCTAAACTCACTTCAAAACAAGAGATTGAACAAGTAGATAGGGGTAAGTTTAAAGCTATTGTTACAGCTGAATATCACACTGGTATTTTTGATGCCTCATCAAGAGGAAATGGCTATATAATTAGTGATGATTTCGAGGAAGATATTTTTATAGCTTCAAATAATACCAACAAAGCTTTACATGGAGATGAAGTGGAATTTTATGCATACAAACGTAAACATCGTGGGAAGCAAGAAGGAGAAATTACAAACATACTTAACCGTGCTAAAAGCGAGTATGTAGGCACGATTCAGATACAAGAAAAAAAGAATTTCGCTTTTGTAGTTTGTGATAGCAACAAGATGTATAAAGACATTTTTGTACCAATTAACAAAATAAATAAAGCAGAAGATGGTGATAAGGTATTAGTAAAACTAGCCGATTGGCCAGAAAAAGCCGATTCACCTTACGGAAAAGTTATTAAAGTTCTTGGGAAACCAGGAGAACACAGTACAGAAATTCATGCCATTTTAGCTGAGTATGGTTTACCATTAGAATTTCCTCATGACGTTGAAGAATATGCTAATAATCTTGATATTTCTATAACACCAGAAGAAATAAAAAAGCGTCGAGATATGCGTAAAGATTTAACCTTTACCATTGATCCAAAGGATGCAAAAGACTTTGATGATGCTTTATCTTTTAAAGTTTTAGATAATGGTTTGTTTGAAATAGGAATTCACATTGCAGACGTATCACATTACGTTAAACCAGACACTATTTTAGATGACGAAGCTTATGAGAGAGCAACGTCTATATACTTAGTGGATCGTGTTGTACCAATGTTGCCAGAACGTTTATCAAATGGCGCATGTTCATTAAGACCACATGAAGAAAAATATACATTTTCTGCTGTGTTTACAATGAATGATAAATGCGAAATAAAAGACGAATGGTTCGGTCGTACAGTCACATATTCAGATGCACGTTTTGCTTACGAAGAAGCTCAAGCTATTATTGAACAAAATTCACAATTTTCTGTCACTTCGAGCGCAGTCGAGAAGTCTCAAATAAATACAACTATACCGCAAGAAATTTCTTTAACAAATAAGGAATATAATACAGAAAATGAAATTGCTGAAGCTATTCTGGTTCTAGATAGATTAGCAAAAAAAATGCGTTCGCAACGCATGCGAGAAGGTGCTATTTCTTTTGATAAGGTTGAAGTAAAATTTAATCTAGACAAAGAGGCAAATCCAGTAGGTGTATTTTTCAAAACTAGTCGAGATGCTAATAAATTAATTGAAGAATTTATGTTGTTAGCTAACAGAAAAGTTTCAGAATTTATTGGAAAGCAAAAACCAAAAAAGACATTTGTATATCGTGTTCATGACGAGCCAGACGAATCTAAATTAGCACAATTACAAACTGTGGTAAGTCGCTTTGGTCATAAGCTTAATTTTAAAGACAAAGCAAGTGTATCATCATCTTTAAATAATTTACTAAAGGATGTTGTTGGTAAAAAAGAGCAAAATTTAGTCGATACATTAACCATTCGCACAATGTCTAAAGCAGAGTATACGACGCAAAACATTGGACATTATGGTTTATCTTTTGAATATTACAGTCACTTTACATCTCCAATTCGTCGTTATCCAGATGTTATGGCGCATCGCTTATTACAGCACTATTTAGATGGAAATAAATCTGCTAACGAAGATATCTACGAAGAAAAATGTAGACATAGTAGTGATATGGAAAATTTAGCTACTAAAGCAGAGCGTGATTCAATCAAATACATGCAAATTCGTTTTATGCAAGATCACCAGGACGAAGAGTTTTTAGGTGTAATTTCTGGAGTTACCGATTGGGGTATTTATGTAGAGATTATTTCAAATAAATGTGAAGGTATGGTAAGTGTTCGTGACATGAAAGATGACCACTACTACTTTGATCAAGACCAATATGCTATGGTTGGTAAAAACACTGATAAAACATATCAATTAGGAGATGAGGTAGTTGTAAAGGTTAAGAACACTGATTTAGTAAAAAAACACCTTGATTTCTTCTTAGTTGGTAAACCAGAAGAATAG